From Prochlorococcus sp. MIT 1223, the proteins below share one genomic window:
- the hemW gene encoding radical SAM family heme chaperone HemW, protein MNNNPRSAYLHIPFCHRRCFYCDFAVVPLGDKANGVNGPGSNSIKTYLELLHREIALIKEGSPLSTIYFGGGTPSLLTPVQISSLLRHLQQIFGFQDGVEITLEVDPASFDKNSLEEFLEIGINRLSLGGQSFDDDLLLQIGRRHNRKQLIQSCEWIDQMFRIGQLRSWSLDLIQNLPGHDLLFWKSQLLQALEVSAPHLSIYDLSVEPGTVFYRKKLKGELSLPNEDTSIGIDRLTKSLLSEVGYSRYEISNYALPGHASRHNRVYWSGAGWWGFGMGATSAPWGARFSRPRTRDGYEKWLESQEKKGLEPSLEMPNARPIDLDEQLMVGLRRREGVNLFEIGRNWGWSTDKCGEYLDALDLRWKNFYEKGLIIKNGNRTLLTDPEGMEISNQIIVEMFLWWDSLPNDALLPPIS, encoded by the coding sequence GTGAATAACAACCCAAGAAGCGCATATTTGCATATTCCTTTTTGTCATAGACGTTGTTTCTATTGTGATTTTGCTGTTGTGCCTTTGGGGGATAAAGCTAATGGAGTGAATGGACCTGGGAGTAATTCAATTAAGACATATTTAGAACTCCTTCATAGAGAGATAGCTCTTATAAAAGAAGGCAGTCCTCTTTCTACTATTTATTTTGGAGGCGGGACACCTTCGTTATTGACTCCTGTTCAAATATCTTCTTTATTAAGGCATCTGCAACAGATATTTGGATTTCAAGATGGGGTGGAAATTACACTTGAGGTGGATCCGGCAAGTTTTGATAAAAACTCCTTAGAGGAATTCTTAGAAATTGGAATAAATAGATTGAGCCTTGGAGGACAAAGTTTTGATGATGATCTTCTATTACAAATTGGACGAAGACATAACCGTAAGCAATTAATTCAGTCTTGTGAATGGATTGATCAAATGTTCAGGATTGGCCAGCTACGAAGCTGGAGTCTTGATCTTATTCAAAATCTTCCAGGACATGATTTGCTTTTTTGGAAGTCTCAGTTACTTCAAGCCCTTGAGGTATCTGCCCCGCACCTATCAATTTATGATCTTTCAGTTGAACCTGGCACTGTTTTTTATCGAAAAAAACTTAAAGGTGAACTGAGTCTCCCTAATGAAGATACTTCTATTGGAATAGATAGATTAACCAAATCACTTCTTTCAGAAGTGGGCTACTCAAGATATGAGATTTCTAACTACGCATTACCTGGCCATGCCTCCCGTCACAATAGGGTCTATTGGAGTGGAGCGGGTTGGTGGGGATTTGGGATGGGAGCAACAAGTGCGCCTTGGGGTGCTCGTTTCTCTCGACCAAGGACTCGAGATGGATATGAAAAATGGCTTGAGAGCCAAGAAAAAAAGGGTTTAGAACCTTCTTTGGAGATGCCTAATGCTCGTCCAATAGACTTAGATGAGCAATTGATGGTTGGTTTACGTAGAAGAGAAGGTGTTAATTTATTTGAGATAGGAAGAAATTGGGGATGGAGTACAGATAAATGTGGAGAGTATTTAGATGCTTTGGACTTACGTTGGAAGAATTTTTATGAAAAAGGTTTAATAATAAAAAATGGCAATAGAACTCTATTAACTGATCCTGAAGGTATGGAGATTAGTAATCAAATTATTGTTGAAATGTTTTTGTGGTGGGATTCATTGCCTAATGACGCTCTACTTCCACCCATTTCTTAA